The genomic DNA GGCGCGCGGCGATGCGGCGGCACCGGACGAGAAGCCCTGGTCGCAATCGAGCCGCGCGGAGGTCGCGCACCGCATCGAAGCGATGCCGGCGCACCAACGGCCGCCGATGCGCGAGATGGGCCGGCGCAGCGAAGCGGCGGACCATCCGTTCCGCGCGATGCCGCCCGACGAAGGCGCGCGCGTCATGCCGACCACGCTGCCGTCGCGTCCCGATCCCGAGGATGCGCCGGGAAAGCGCTGGCGCGGGTTCGACGGGCTCGATCCCAATGCCGATGACCGTGCCGCCAAGGCACTGGCGCGGTGGAACGCCACGCCTTCCGTACGCTCGCGCGGCGAAGGGGCGCGGCCGGACAAGCACGCGCGGGCGGGGTCGAACGATGCCGGTGCGGCGGTGCCCAATGGAGGAGCGTTCTTCAATACCGGACGCAGCCTGTCGGGCACGGTCGCGCGAACGTGCGAGCCGGCCGCAAACGTCGTCCGCCTTCCCGCTCCCGTTCATGAGCGCGCTGCCAAACCAACCACCGTTCGTGTCGAGCAAAGTCGAGACACCGTCCGAGCGCAGCCGAAAACCCGCGTGCCAACTGCGTCGCGCACCAGGTCCCTCGACGATGCTCGGGACGAACGGCGGCAGGGTGCGCACCACCTCCCATCACCTGCCCCCCCGCCGCTCGTCACTGTCCACAAGATCGGCAGCCGGATCGAGATCGCCGCGGCGTGCCCCGCCGCGAGCGCGCTCGGTCTCGCGCCCGGGATGGCGCTGACGCAAGCGCGCGCTGCGGTGCCCGACGTCGACGTGCGCGACGCCGATCCCGCCGGCGACCGCGCCGATCTCGAGCGGCTGGCGATTGCGCTCGCGCGGCGCTGGTGCCCGGTGGTCGCCATTTCGGACGCTGATGGGCTGTTCCTCGACATCACCGGCACCGCACACCTCCATGGCGGCGAGGAGGCGCTGGTGCGGCGGTTGCTGCGGGTGCTCGCTCGGCTCGGCGTTGCGGCGCAGATTGCGATCGCCGACACCCCCGGCGCCGCCTGGGCGCTGGCACGGCAGCGCGAGACCGCGCTGGTCGTGCCGCCCGGCGGGCACCATGACGCGCTTGCCGCGCTGCCCGTCTCGGCGCTGCGGCTCGACGAGGCCGCGCTCGAACTGCTCGCTCGGCTCGGCGTCGATACGATCGGCGCGCTGCAGGCAATGCCGCGCGCGCCGCTCGTCCGCCGTTTCGGCCCCGCCATCGCGCGCCGGCTCGACCAGGTGACCGGCGCTGCGCCCGAGCCGCTCGATCCCGTCATTCCGGTGCAGCCGATCGCGGTGACGCGGCGCTTTGCGGAGCCGATCGCCACGGCAGAAGCGATCGAGCATTGGCTGGCGGGCCTCGTCGGCGAACTGACCGACGCGCTCGCCAAGGCGGGGAGCGGCGCCCGCGCGCTCGCCTTCGTCGCAGCGCGCGTCGATTCGACCGACCAGGTGATCCGCATCGGCCTCGCCCGCGCGAGCCGCGATCCGGCGCATCTGTTGCGGCTGATCGCGCGGCGCATCGAGGAGATCGATCCGGGCTATGGCATCGACGCGCTGGCGCTGCATCTCGTGCGCGCCGATCCGCTGGGCCCCGAAACGCTCGGCGCCGCGCTGGCGGCAGAGGAGACGACACCCGATCTTGCGCCGCTGGTCGATACGCTCGCCAACCGCATCGGGCCATCACGCCTGTGGCGCCATCAGCCGGTCGAAAGCGACGTGCCCGAACGCTCGGTCGCGCCCCTCCCCCCGCTCGATTCAGTCAGTGCTGGCGCGCTGCGGCTAAAGCCGGACGACGTGCGCCGGCTCGATCTGCGCGCGCCCGATCACCCCTGGCACCCGCGCTGGCCCCGCCCGGCACGGCTGCTGCGCCGGCCCGAGCCGGTCGATCACGTGATGGCCGAAATGCCCGACCATGCGCCGCGCCGCTTCACCTGGCGCGGGCGGCTCCACACCGTGACCTTTGCCGACGGGCCCGAGCGGATCACCGGCGAATGGTGGCGCCGGACCGGCGAGCGCGATGCGGTGCGCGATTATTTCCGCGTCGAGGACCAGGAAGGCCGCCGCTTCTGGCTATTCCGCCGCGGCGACGGCCTGCGCGCCGAAACGGGCGATCTGAGCTGGTATGTGCATGGCACGTTTGCGTGATCGGACGGGCCTTAGCTCCCTTACTACTGCAGAGTATTGCCGCTCAGCGCCGCGCGTCGATTGCCGTGAGGTGGCCCTTTGCCGCGTAATCGAGGATCTTCTCGTCCGCGGTAACGAGCGCGCAGCCGAGCGCACGGGCAGTGGCGATCATGATCCGGTCGCATGGGTCGCCGTGGATTCCGTCACGCAGGCGGCCCGCATCGGTTGCGATCGCACCGCTGACCGCTACCTCGTACGCATCGATGATCCGAAAGCTATCCGCGAGCCATTCGGCGAGCGGCTTGTGGAAGGCGAACCCCTTCTTGTCCGCGACCATGGCGATCTCCCACGAGACCATCGCCGACACCCGGCGTTCGACATCGGCCGCGATCACTTGCCGTGCCGCCTGTCCAAGACGTGAACTATCGCCAACCATCCACAGCACGACATGCGTGTCGAGCAGGATCATCGATCGTCCGGATTGCCACGCACGGGCAAGCCGAGCCGATCCCATTTAGCCTCCCATTTCGCTTCCCAGTCAGGGTCGATGGGCTGAGTAAGATCAACGTCGTCAGGCACGGTAAACGTCCCCTTCATACAGCCGAAAATGCTCTGTTTGTCCGGCTTCTGAGCGCGCTGCGCGGTGAGCGTCAGCGACGGCTTGCCGCGGCGCGTGATCGTCAGCGGCTCGCCGCTGCGCTCCATCTCGTCGATCAGCGCGAGGCATTTTGCCTTGAACTCGGTCGCCGGGACCATCTTGGTCATGGCCATTCTCCTGAACTGACCATTTCATATAGTCATTTCGTGCAGCGTCGTCGATGACGTACAGCGAGCTTCAGGTGACGACGCATTTCTCGTTCCTGCGCGGCGCATCGTCGTGCGAGGAATTGTTCACCACTGCGGCGCTGATGGAGATGCCAGCGCTCGGCATCGTCGATCGCAATTCGGTCGCCGGCGTCGTGCGCGCGCTCTACGCCTGCGATCAGCTCAAGAAGAAATACGGTCTCGTCATCCGCTCGATCCCCGGCTGCCGGCTCGATCTCGTCACTGGCGAATCGCTACTCGTATGGCCCGAGGATCGTGCAGCATGGAGCCGGCTTACCCGGCTGCTGACGCGCGGCAAGGCGCGCGCGGATGCGAAGGCCGGTGAGAAAGGGCAGTGCTTCCTGCATTGGGAGGATGTCGCAAGCCATGCCGACGGGCTGGTCGCGGCGCTGGTGCCGGGGCGCGGCGGCGCCGACGCCAGCGCGCTCGCCGCCACCGCCGAGATCTTCGGGATGCGCGGCCATGTCTGCCTGACGCCCTGGCGCCGACCCGGCGAGCGCCTGCGGCTCGACGAGACCGCGCGGGCGGCCGAGGCGCATGGGCTGACCCCGCTCGTCACTGGCGACGTGCTCTACCACACGCCCGATCGCCGGATGCTGCAGGACGTCGTCACCGCGATCCGGGAGAAATGCACGATCGACGAACTCGGCTTCCGCCGCGAGCGCCACGCCGACCGCCACCTCCAGCCGCCCGACGACATGGCGCGCCGCTTCGCCGACTATCCCCAGGCGCTCACCGCGGTCGAGGCGATCGTCGAGCGCTGCACCTTTTCGTTGCGCGACCTCGACTATCAATATCCTGACGAGATCATCATGTCCGGTCGCAGCGCGCAGCAAGCGCTGGAGCGGCTGGCCCGCAATGCCCTCGCCGACCGGTTCGCCGGCGCCCCGCCGCCGCCGGCCTATACCAAGCTGCTCGAGCACGAGCTGACGCTCGTCGGCAAGATGGGCTATGCGCCGTACTTCCTGACGGTGAATTCGATCGTCAGCTACGCGCGCTCGATCGAAATCCTGTGCCAGGGGCGCGGCTCGGCGGCCAATTCGGTGATCTGCTTCGTGCTCGGCATCACTTCGATCGATCCGGTCAAGCACCAGCTATTGTTCGAGCGCTTCGTCTCCGAGGAGCGCCGCGAGCCGCCCGATATCGACATCGATTTCGAGCACGAGCGGCGCGAGGAAGTGATCCAATGGATCTACGAAACCTACGGTCGCGACCATGCCGCGCTGACTGCGGTGG from Sphingomonas radiodurans includes the following:
- a CDS encoding DNA polymerase Y family protein gives rise to the protein MTRVVSLYLPHWAIDRVRRAERRRAPPRLDTPLDLAPLTAAAAGERALQCDAPRNTGWRPGARWARGDAAAPDEKPWSQSSRAEVAHRIEAMPAHQRPPMREMGRRSEAADHPFRAMPPDEGARVMPTTLPSRPDPEDAPGKRWRGFDGLDPNADDRAAKALARWNATPSVRSRGEGARPDKHARAGSNDAGAAVPNGGAFFNTGRSLSGTVARTCEPAANVVRLPAPVHERAAKPTTVRVEQSRDTVRAQPKTRVPTASRTRSLDDARDERRQGAHHLPSPAPPPLVTVHKIGSRIEIAAACPAASALGLAPGMALTQARAAVPDVDVRDADPAGDRADLERLAIALARRWCPVVAISDADGLFLDITGTAHLHGGEEALVRRLLRVLARLGVAAQIAIADTPGAAWALARQRETALVVPPGGHHDALAALPVSALRLDEAALELLARLGVDTIGALQAMPRAPLVRRFGPAIARRLDQVTGAAPEPLDPVIPVQPIAVTRRFAEPIATAEAIEHWLAGLVGELTDALAKAGSGARALAFVAARVDSTDQVIRIGLARASRDPAHLLRLIARRIEEIDPGYGIDALALHLVRADPLGPETLGAALAAEETTPDLAPLVDTLANRIGPSRLWRHQPVESDVPERSVAPLPPLDSVSAGALRLKPDDVRRLDLRAPDHPWHPRWPRPARLLRRPEPVDHVMAEMPDHAPRRFTWRGRLHTVTFADGPERITGEWWRRTGERDAVRDYFRVEDQEGRRFWLFRRGDGLRAETGDLSWYVHGTFA
- a CDS encoding type II toxin-antitoxin system VapC family toxin; this translates as MILLDTHVVLWMVGDSSRLGQAARQVIAADVERRVSAMVSWEIAMVADKKGFAFHKPLAEWLADSFRIIDAYEVAVSGAIATDAGRLRDGIHGDPCDRIMIATARALGCALVTADEKILDYAAKGHLTAIDARR
- a CDS encoding type II toxin-antitoxin system Phd/YefM family antitoxin — encoded protein: MTKMVPATEFKAKCLALIDEMERSGEPLTITRRGKPSLTLTAQRAQKPDKQSIFGCMKGTFTVPDDVDLTQPIDPDWEAKWEAKWDRLGLPVRGNPDDR